In Setaria italica strain Yugu1 chromosome IX, Setaria_italica_v2.0, whole genome shotgun sequence, the genomic stretch TCTTAAACATATTATTAAAGATAGAGAATATAAATCATGTCTCAATTGGTGGATTGGCAAACCAAACTTAGAAGTTAGAAATAGCTCTATATCAACTGAATGTACAAATCAGCATGAACTGAACTTCTTAGTCATAGCTACTGCTATGCTTGGATTGGGTCATAAGGATTCAGGTCCAGAAAGATGATGCTATGTTATGAAACAGCATAGTTATCATAAGAGCAAATACAAGCTACACATGGTTAATTTGGGAAATTTCAGATGGGGCCTAAAAAGAATTCCTTTCTTACTCAGCCTGGTGCATCTCGCATAATGTTCGAAGCCCATCCAAGCATTCTGCAATAGTTGGCAAAATTCCCACTTGTAACTGCATCTGTTTCGCTGTGAGTGCCGACCCACCTCTCACCATCTGGTTGGTATCACGCAGAGCCTTATTTAGAGCTTTCACAATGCCATTGAACTTCTCCCTGAGCAATTGGCAGCATTATCATCAGATTTAATTGAATTAAAAATTTCCCTTTGCTTGCTCCCACCAAAATTGAAGGGAATTGCAACAAAAGTGAAGCAGCTTACAGTGTCTCCCTCATAGAAACGAAGATGAGTTCGAGACTCTCTATCTGCTTCCCCATGAGGTCCTCTTGGATGTTAGCCACACCACGCAAGGCACCATAATTCTTGTCCTCTCCAAGCACCTTTCATCAAATGATGCAAGAAATCAAATTTTAGTTACCCCAAGATGGTTGAGACGCTAACATCACAACACAACCGCATGTCACTGCAAGTTATAAATTTTCAACAGAATTTCCAAGGACACTAGTAACTGCGGTCTTGCTCGTAGAGTCACAATCACAAAATTGCAGACTATGATTAGTAAACAGAATTGCTACAGCTTCTACGAAGCCGTAAAATGTGCTGTTGGCATGTTGCAATCTCATAAAAATGGTGCAGAACAATTACGATAATAAAAACTCTCCAATTGCATTGCTGTTGCAAAACCTTGCCCTGCCAAACCAGCTGTCACAAATTGGGATTGCTCAAGAGGATGATCCAAGAAGGTACCGGAAGGCGATCGATGACCGATGTGGCCCTGTTGAAGTTAGTGAGGAGGCGGGAGTTGAGGTCGTCCCACAGGTCCATCTCCTCCCGCGCCTTCCTGACCCGCTGCTGCACCTTCCGCACTACCGCCTCCATCTAGTTGTTCGCTCGCTCGTCCGGCTCCCTTCGTCCCCAACGACTTCTTGAAGCCTGTGGAGTGACGCGTCGGGGGGAAGGAGCACAGGAGGCTCGCctggagttggaaacggagggACGGGCGCCAggtgggcgggcggcgccccGGCGGGCGTCGTCGGCGCGTCTGGCGGCTGCCGGGagtggaggaagagagagaggagtcgCGGCGTCTGAGAGCGAGGGGGCGGCTGGCGGACTGGGCCGTCTGgccgtgttttttttttttgaggaaagcGTGCGTCGTGTGAGTTTGAGAGGCCCAGAGCCCAATCTAAATTGCTGGGAACGTCGATGTCTTGATTGGGGCTTGTATTAAGAGTCCTGTCTAAATAGGGGAGGCCCATAGCATCAAATGCTAAGCCCATTTTCCGTTAATGGGTCGAGAGTTCTTAATTGAGCCCGGATGAATGCGTGCATCGTGTATGGTCTATTGTCTGTGTGGACCACGATGACATTTCGCGGCGACTATGATGTTTGAACAGATCATGGCTCGCACGTCACTGAAGAGTGCCTGGCATATGGGAAATGGAAAAGGTGCTGACTTTCACGTCGCACTAAAGAATGAAATGTTCACCAGAATTACATACAGGCACATTAATCCCTCGTGTTGTTATTACAATTACAAATCGACATGTTACAAAAAGAATGAATCAAACTTCACGTACAAATTAACAAACTCATTCTAATCAAGCAAGTGGGAAGGATAATGGCGCAGCGTGAGACGATCAAATAAAACCAGGCAGGAAACTAAACAAGAATGCTGCGCTGAATAATGGCGGCCGGGTCGATCTGGATCAGTTGAACCTGTTGCAGACCTTGCGGATCTCCCCCTGCATGCCGGTGAGCACGCCGACCTCGCTGAGCTTGATGAGCGCCTGCGGGAAGGCCGAGGTGAAGAGGCCGTCGTTGTTGGCGAGCAGGTCCACGATCCACCTCGTGGAGCCGTCGTTGTACAGGTTCTGGTCGCAGGGGAGCACCCCCCGGCG encodes the following:
- the LOC101758652 gene encoding uncharacterized protein At5g43822; this encodes MEAVVRKVQQRVRKAREEMDLWDDLNSRLLTNFNRATSVIDRLPVLGEDKNYGALRGVANIQEDLMGKQIESLELIFVSMRETLEKFNGIVKALNKALRDTNQMVRGGSALTAKQMQLQVGILPTIAECLDGLRTLCEMHQAEFALKSSIISLLTWKSSSSDIVVLRQLLVDQPNIPKDEVQSIFDVIFADEIC